The Triticum aestivum cultivar Chinese Spring chromosome 3A, IWGSC CS RefSeq v2.1, whole genome shotgun sequence genome includes a region encoding these proteins:
- the LOC123060122 gene encoding protein IWS1 homolog 1 has translation MDDFFDEDGEQLMDPDARSPSPERGAQPYDGLEDDLDDDGADWNRDRSPTPVHGGGGGDDGSSSRPRKRLLKKGGGGKGDGGGGMPADDLEDWGEDAAAGLADDDVGGDPDADRKRKGSSSLRDLARGGGKDKHEKKRRKEDVGMVREKRGSSSGGKGSGGGRGGGDRGEDQDEEGEKEIQELWNTIAGDGSEDDEEGVRTLDDDNFIDDTGVDPADRYDNDNDGHSPRRFAQAEEAEEDDEIERLFKGGKKKKKNDRPRADIGLIVEQFIAEFEVASEEDANLNRQHKPAINKLMKLPLLIEVLSKKNLQQEFLDHGILTLLKNWLEPLPDGSMPNMNIRSAVLKLLSDFPIDLEQFDRREQLKKSGLGKVIMFLSKSDEETTSNRKLAKELVDKWSRPIFQKSTRFEDMRAYDGERAPYRRPQMKKPSSSSSGMESRDDDLDADFSQRKSGQSGSRQHASRPEASPLDFVIRPQSKIDPEQIRARAKQQVQDQRRLKMNKKLQQLKAPKKKNLQASKLSVEGRGMVKYL, from the exons atggacga CTTCTTCGACGAGGACGGCGAGCAGCTCATGGACCCCGACGCCCGCTCCCCCTCGCCCGAGCGCGGGGCGCAGCCCTACGACGGCCTCGAGGACGACCTCGACGACGACGGCGCCGACTGGAACCGCGACCGCTCCCCGACCCCcgtgcacggcggcggcggcggcgacgacgggtcCTCCTCCAGGCCCCGGAAGCGCCTCCTCAAGAAGGGCGGGGGCGggaagggcgacggcggcggcggcatgcccGCCGACGACCTGGAGGACTGGGGCGAGgacgcggcggcggggctggcggacGACGACGTGGGCGGGGACCCGGACGCCGACAGGAAGAGGAAGGGGTCCTCGAGCCTCAGGGACCTCGCTAGGGGCGGGGGCAAGGACAAGCatgagaagaagaggaggaaggaggacgtGGGCATGGTGAGGGAGAAGAGGGGCTCGTCCTCCGGCGGCAAGGGCTCCGGCGGTGGACGCGGGGGTGGGGATAGGGGTGAGGATCAGGATGAAGAGGGGGAGAAGGAGATCCAGGAGCTCTGGAATACCATCGCCGGGGACGGCTCAGAG GATGACGAAGAAGGTGTTAGAACCTTAGATGATGATAATTTCATCGATGATACTGGGGTTGACCCAGCTGACCGTTATGACAATGATAATGATGGCCACTCTCCTCGACGTTTTGCACAG GCAGAGGAAGCTGAAGAGGACGACGAAATTGAGCGGCTCTTTAAGGgtggtaagaagaagaagaagaatgaccgACCACGTGCAGATATTGGTCTTATAGTTGAACAGTTCATTGCTGAGTTTGAAGTAGCCTCTGAAGAAGATGCCAACCTAAATAGGCAACATAAACCAGCCATTAACAAACTCATGAAGCTTCCGCTCCTCATAGAAGTTCTCTCAAA GAAGAATCTCCAGCAGGAATTCCTTGATCATGGAATACTCACTCTTCTGAAGAACTGGCTTGAGCCTCTACCTGATGGGAGCATGCCCAATATGAATATTCGATCTGCTGTACTGAAGTTACTATCAGAT TTCCCAATTGATCTTGAGCAATTCGACAGAAGAGAGCAGCTCAAGAAAAGTGGCTTGGGAAAG GTTATTATGTTTTTGTCAAAATCTGACGAGGAGACTACTTCCAACAGAAAATTAGCCAAGGAACTGGTTGATAAATGG AGTCGACCAATATTCCAAAAGAGCACAAGATTTGAGGATATGAGGGCATATGATGGTGAAAGAGCTCCTTACAGGAGGCCTCAGATGAAGAA GCCTTCATCAAGTAGTTCTGGAATGGAATCCAGAGACGATGATCTTGATGCTGACTTCTCTCA GCGCAAGTCCGGGCAAAGTGGTTCTAGGCAGCATGCTTCTAGGCCAGAAGCATCACCTTTGGACTTTGTCATTCGTCCACAGTCCAAAATTGACCCCGAACAGATACGGGCTCGTGCTAAGCAACAAGTTCAAGACCAGCGCCGGCTGAAG ATGAACAAGAAACTGCAGCAGCTGAAAGCGCCAAAGAAGAAAAACCTCCAGGCTTCAAAGCTTAGTGTTGAAGGCCGTGGGATGGTCAAGTACTTGTAA